One [Clostridium] saccharolyticum WM1 DNA segment encodes these proteins:
- a CDS encoding S1C family serine protease: MPENNGPDDKKSEPRQFINEKIVRQPLSKREMLKRALGLFATAVIFGIVAAVTFAVSRPVAERFFAKGSTSESVPVTIPKDDPETAPSETETMTSAAETEPIEDILKSAMEKYPFSVDDLNTLYGSLRSLVQKVDKGIVTVHSVKTQTDWFNNPVENSGLFAGVIIASANQELLVLTPDGAVEDAEAIRVVFSDGTEVQGTIKQTDKLSGMAIVSVSTADLGRALLEEIKATPLGNSYSVRQGDLVVAIGGPAGMVHSVGYGFISYITKNVQVTDGITRILYSDVKGNAQTGTFLINTSGQIIGWVTDEHKNDGSKDMTAAMAISDYKSILEKMSNGGSFPYFGIIGQEVSAVMNSNGMPLGVYVVDVNADSPAYNAGIQCGDIIKTMGEETIVTMKDFQAVLENSTPGDVIPVSVSRNGREEYKEIQYQVTIGAR, encoded by the coding sequence ATGCCGGAAAATAACGGGCCAGATGATAAAAAATCGGAGCCTCGTCAGTTTATCAATGAAAAGATAGTGAGACAGCCCTTGTCAAAAAGGGAAATGCTAAAAAGGGCTTTGGGCCTTTTTGCGACTGCAGTTATCTTCGGAATCGTTGCAGCGGTTACATTTGCCGTATCCCGGCCTGTAGCTGAAAGATTTTTTGCGAAAGGATCCACCAGCGAAAGCGTTCCCGTAACCATACCAAAGGATGATCCGGAAACGGCGCCTTCCGAGACTGAGACCATGACTTCGGCGGCTGAGACGGAACCCATTGAAGATATTTTAAAGTCAGCCATGGAGAAATATCCATTTTCAGTAGATGATTTAAATACCCTGTATGGAAGCCTGAGGTCTCTGGTCCAAAAAGTAGACAAAGGGATCGTGACGGTCCATTCCGTTAAGACCCAGACAGACTGGTTTAACAACCCTGTGGAAAACTCCGGTCTTTTTGCCGGAGTGATCATTGCCTCCGCAAATCAGGAGCTTTTGGTGCTTACCCCGGATGGGGCTGTGGAGGATGCTGAGGCTATCCGCGTGGTGTTTTCTGACGGAACGGAGGTCCAGGGGACCATTAAGCAGACGGATAAGCTTTCCGGAATGGCCATTGTGAGTGTATCCACCGCGGATCTGGGAAGAGCCTTGCTGGAGGAGATTAAGGCAACCCCGCTGGGAAATTCCTATTCTGTAAGACAGGGGGATCTGGTCGTGGCCATCGGCGGCCCGGCCGGCATGGTCCATTCTGTTGGATATGGATTTATATCCTATATAACGAAAAACGTACAGGTTACGGATGGGATAACCCGTATTCTGTATTCTGATGTGAAGGGAAATGCCCAGACAGGCACCTTCCTCATAAACACATCCGGACAGATCATCGGCTGGGTGACGGATGAGCATAAGAATGACGGTAGTAAGGATATGACGGCAGCTATGGCCATATCCGACTATAAGAGCATTCTGGAAAAGATGAGCAATGGCGGGTCCTTTCCGTACTTTGGGATCATTGGACAAGAAGTAAGCGCCGTTATGAACAGCAATGGCATGCCTCTGGGAGTATATGTGGTTGATGTGAACGCAGACAGCCCTGCCTACAATGCCGGGATCCAGTGCGGAGATATTATAAAGACTATGGGAGAGGAAACCATCGTTACGATGAAGGACTTCCAGGCGGTGCTTGAAAATTCTACCCCCGGGGATGTGATTCCTGTGAGTGTTTCCCGCAATGGAAGGGAAGAATATAAAGAGATACAGTATCAGGTAACCATTGGAGCCAGGTAA
- a CDS encoding 3'-5' exoribonuclease YhaM family protein: MRYVESFREGMHVSDVYLCKNKQIALTKSGKEYGSLILQDKTGTVDAKIWDLGSPGIGNFETLDYVYIDADVTVFQNSNQLNIKRVRKAEEGEYVPGDYLPVSGKNIGLMYEEFLGFIRTVKNPYLRKLLESFFAEDAAFAKAFQFHSAAKSVHHGFVGGLLEHTLSVVKLCDYYAGYYPLINRDLLITAAMFHDIGKTRELSTFPENDYTDDGQLLGHIIIGTEMVGERIRTIPGFPEKTASELKHCILAHHGELEYGSPKKPALIEALALNFADNTDAKMETMIEVLKGAGDNNGWLGFNRLMESNIRKTSE, translated from the coding sequence ATGAGGTATGTAGAATCATTCCGTGAAGGAATGCATGTTTCAGATGTGTATTTATGCAAAAATAAGCAGATTGCCCTTACAAAGTCAGGGAAAGAATATGGAAGCCTGATTCTTCAGGATAAGACAGGGACCGTGGATGCCAAGATTTGGGATCTTGGATCTCCGGGAATCGGGAATTTTGAAACTCTGGATTATGTATACATAGATGCAGATGTGACTGTTTTCCAGAATTCCAACCAGTTGAATATTAAGCGGGTCCGAAAGGCAGAAGAAGGGGAATATGTCCCCGGCGATTACCTTCCTGTTTCCGGGAAGAATATAGGACTGATGTATGAGGAATTTTTAGGATTTATCCGGACGGTTAAGAACCCTTACTTAAGAAAGCTTTTGGAAAGCTTTTTTGCAGAGGATGCCGCCTTTGCCAAGGCTTTTCAGTTCCATTCTGCAGCAAAAAGCGTTCACCACGGTTTTGTGGGCGGACTTTTGGAGCATACCTTAAGCGTGGTTAAGCTGTGTGATTATTATGCCGGTTATTATCCTCTCATTAACCGGGATCTGCTTATAACAGCCGCCATGTTCCATGACATCGGCAAGACCCGGGAGCTTTCCACATTTCCGGAAAATGATTATACCGATGACGGTCAGCTTTTGGGCCACATCATCATTGGAACGGAGATGGTGGGAGAACGGATCCGGACCATCCCAGGCTTTCCGGAAAAGACGGCTTCCGAGCTGAAGCACTGCATTCTGGCCCATCATGGGGAACTGGAATACGGATCTCCTAAAAAGCCTGCTTTGATCGAAGCCCTGGCCTTAAATTTTGCGGATAACACGGATGCCAAGATGGAGACTATGATCGAGGTGCTAAAGGGTGCGGGAGACAATAACGGCTGGCTGGGATTTAACCGGCTGATGGAGAGCAATATACGGAAAACATCGGAATAG
- a CDS encoding response regulator transcription factor yields the protein MEANHILLVEDDKEIREGIEIYLRSQGYEVFQAADGVEGLKVLQREEIHLAIVDVMMPRMDGITMTVKLREAYDFPVIILSAKSEEVDKIMGLNIGADDYVSKPFTPMELLARVNSQLRRYKKYMDMLEEKEQKEKSNVYSIGGLELNEDTVEVTVDEKPVKLTPIEFKILALLIKNPGRVFSAEEIYERVWNERAINTDTIMVHVRKIREKIEINPKEPKYLKVVWGVGYKIEKQA from the coding sequence ATGGAAGCAAACCACATCTTATTAGTAGAGGATGATAAAGAGATCCGGGAAGGGATCGAAATATATTTAAGGAGCCAGGGCTACGAGGTATTTCAGGCGGCGGATGGTGTGGAAGGCCTTAAGGTTTTACAGCGGGAAGAGATCCATCTTGCCATTGTTGATGTAATGATGCCCCGGATGGATGGCATCACCATGACCGTGAAATTAAGGGAAGCCTATGATTTTCCTGTGATCATCCTGTCTGCAAAGTCTGAGGAAGTGGATAAGATCATGGGACTTAATATCGGTGCTGATGATTATGTATCTAAGCCGTTTACCCCGATGGAGCTGCTGGCCAGGGTGAACTCCCAGCTTAGGCGATATAAAAAATACATGGATATGCTGGAAGAGAAGGAACAAAAGGAGAAAAGCAATGTTTATTCCATCGGCGGCCTGGAGCTTAACGAGGATACGGTGGAAGTGACGGTGGATGAAAAGCCGGTGAAGCTGACGCCCATTGAATTTAAAATACTGGCTCTTCTCATTAAAAATCCCGGACGGGTGTTTTCTGCGGAGGAGATTTATGAGAGGGTCTGGAATGAGCGGGCCATTAACACGGATACGATCATGGTTCATGTAAGGAAGATCCGGGAAAAGATCGAGATCAACCCAAAAGAGCCGAAATATTTAAAGGTGGTGTGGGGCGTTGGATATAAAATTGAGAAACAGGCATAG
- a CDS encoding sensor histidine kinase: protein MDIKLRNRHRISIILAMIVVLLAASVMVGLYPFFKNESARYEEPVYGQDEFLKHLVLGNYVLYLEQAQYEQGSVISPFQFYFPLAEEELRNAMAVEAASEVSETEAGAGGDAAEDADADEEVFIMDAQEERREYLKELRQSCVREYESWNRYFGGMRNFLDYQILDASGKVLTDHAGGRSIAGSDEYTFKAVLRYDDLGRMETGEVSGVNGSRLFNSLGTLGGRDPMSDYYWDQYRYETDLKLKNPRNVTFAYGMRSQQIAAFEEERETVWNAYNYSGSVSRIFMGLICAVVIAAFFFSCLDPGLPDISRLLRTPLEVVAGVACGAVFFGTGLTNLVVVTNRGDLYDALMRANFLPLAARIMVKFWNLMWWSIPFAIVYWAVICSRDVFRIGLKRYLHERTLCGWFWQWVKNLCHRVYTFVGNINLQERSDRTIFRIVGVNFIILAILCSLWFFGIGALILYSIALFIVMRKYYRDLSDKYSILLRATNQIAEGNLEVSIEEDLSVFEPFKKSIQKIQKGFKVAVVEEVKSQKLKTDLISNMSHDLKTPLTAIITYVNLLRDDHATPEQRKAYIDILEQKSMRLKSLIEDLFEISKANSNNVTLNLEDVDIVSLLKEVSLELSDKIEESTIDFRWNLPDEKIVLPLDSQKTYRIFDNLLSNIIKYAMPNTRAYIDMKKEGEYVVTTLKNVSAAELTFNPDEITERFVRGDQSRNTEGSGLGMAIAKSFVELQNGKLQIEVEADLFRVIIRWPIS, encoded by the coding sequence TTGGATATAAAATTGAGAAACAGGCATAGGATCAGCATTATCCTGGCAATGATTGTGGTTTTGCTGGCAGCCTCGGTTATGGTGGGGCTTTACCCATTTTTTAAGAATGAATCAGCCAGATATGAGGAGCCAGTTTATGGGCAGGATGAATTCCTCAAGCATCTGGTTCTTGGCAATTACGTGCTTTATCTGGAACAAGCCCAGTATGAACAGGGCAGTGTCATCTCTCCGTTCCAGTTCTATTTCCCCCTGGCGGAAGAAGAATTAAGGAATGCCATGGCAGTTGAGGCGGCATCAGAAGTAAGTGAAACGGAGGCCGGAGCTGGCGGGGATGCGGCTGAAGATGCAGATGCAGATGAAGAAGTGTTTATAATGGACGCACAGGAAGAGCGCCGGGAGTATTTAAAAGAACTGCGCCAAAGCTGTGTCAGGGAATATGAATCCTGGAACCGGTATTTTGGAGGTATGAGAAATTTCCTGGATTATCAAATCCTTGATGCAAGCGGGAAAGTCTTGACGGATCATGCGGGAGGCCGGTCCATTGCAGGAAGTGATGAATATACGTTCAAGGCAGTGCTTCGGTATGACGATCTGGGACGCATGGAGACCGGAGAGGTAAGCGGAGTAAATGGAAGCAGGCTTTTCAATTCTCTGGGGACCTTAGGCGGCAGAGATCCTATGAGTGATTACTATTGGGACCAGTATCGTTACGAGACAGATCTGAAACTGAAAAACCCAAGAAATGTTACCTTTGCTTATGGGATGAGGTCCCAGCAGATCGCCGCTTTTGAAGAGGAGAGAGAAACTGTCTGGAATGCGTATAACTACTCAGGAAGCGTTTCCAGGATATTTATGGGCCTGATCTGTGCCGTTGTGATCGCAGCCTTTTTCTTCTCCTGTCTGGACCCGGGGCTTCCGGATATCAGCAGGCTTTTAAGAACACCTTTGGAGGTCGTTGCAGGGGTGGCCTGTGGTGCTGTATTTTTCGGAACAGGGCTTACAAATCTTGTGGTGGTGACAAACAGGGGAGATTTATATGATGCTCTTATGCGGGCAAATTTCCTGCCCCTGGCGGCCAGGATCATGGTGAAGTTCTGGAACTTAATGTGGTGGTCCATTCCCTTTGCCATTGTCTATTGGGCGGTCATATGCAGCCGTGATGTCTTCCGCATCGGACTGAAGCGTTATCTTCATGAGCGGACCTTATGCGGCTGGTTCTGGCAATGGGTGAAAAACCTTTGCCACAGGGTTTATACCTTTGTAGGAAACATCAACCTGCAGGAGCGGTCGGACCGGACCATATTCCGGATCGTGGGAGTGAACTTCATCATTCTCGCCATTCTTTGCAGCCTGTGGTTTTTTGGGATCGGTGCCCTGATCCTTTATTCCATTGCCTTGTTTATCGTGATGAGGAAATACTACAGGGATTTAAGTGATAAATACAGCATCCTTTTAAGAGCAACAAACCAGATCGCAGAGGGAAATTTAGAGGTTTCCATAGAAGAGGATTTAAGCGTATTTGAACCATTTAAAAAGTCGATACAAAAGATCCAGAAGGGATTTAAAGTGGCGGTCGTGGAGGAAGTGAAAAGCCAGAAGCTTAAGACTGACTTAATCAGCAACATGTCCCACGATTTAAAAACCCCATTGACGGCGATTATAACTTATGTAAACTTACTAAGGGATGACCATGCGACGCCGGAGCAGAGGAAGGCTTATATTGACATACTGGAACAGAAATCCATGCGTTTGAAGTCACTCATTGAGGACTTATTTGAGATCAGCAAGGCAAACAGCAACAATGTGACCCTGAATCTGGAGGATGTAGACATTGTCAGCCTGTTAAAGGAGGTCAGTCTGGAGCTGAGTGATAAAATAGAGGAATCCACCATAGATTTCCGGTGGAATCTGCCGGACGAAAAAATCGTTCTTCCTCTGGACAGCCAGAAAACCTACCGCATATTTGATAATCTGCTGTCTAATATTATAAAGTACGCCATGCCTAACACCAGGGCCTACATTGATATGAAGAAGGAAGGGGAGTATGTAGTCACTACCTTGAAAAATGTTTCTGCCGCAGAGCTTACTTTTAATCCGGATGAAATAACCGAACGGTTTGTCAGAGGAGACCAGTCACGGAATACGGAAGGCTCCGGCCTTGGAATGGCTATTGCAAAGAGCTTTGTGGAGCTGCAAAATGGAAAGCTTCAAATCGAAGTAGAGGCTGATCTGTTCCGGGTGATCATCCGGTGGCCGATTTCTTAA
- the nagA gene encoding N-acetylglucosamine-6-phosphate deacetylase: MIIQSRRVWIAGQFIPAQLQVEDGRIKKVLDYGEMAADQDYGDDRIVPGFIDIHTHGAYGYDTNDGEPEGLREWMRRIPEEGVTSILPTTVTQMPDVLTKAVANVAAVAESGYQGAEILGIHFEGPYLDMKYKGAQPPEAIATASIAQFQEYQEAAKGMIKYITLAPEHDENFALTRYCKDTGVVVSMGHSSATYEQALMGIANGATSMTHVYNGMTAYHHRNPGLVGTAFRVRDIYGEIICDGCHSHLAALNNYYAIKGRDHAIMITDSLCAKHCPVGNDYQLGGHSIEIRENGLAYLKGTDTISGSTLKSNKGLKILVEEAMVPFDSALNSCTINPARCLGVDDRKGRLVAGCDADFVVLRDDYEVVQTYCRGVAML; this comes from the coding sequence ATGATAATACAGAGCAGGCGGGTCTGGATTGCAGGGCAGTTTATCCCGGCACAGCTACAGGTGGAAGATGGAAGGATCAAGAAGGTTCTTGACTACGGGGAGATGGCCGCAGACCAGGATTATGGTGATGACAGAATCGTACCGGGGTTTATTGATATCCATACCCACGGAGCCTATGGATATGATACCAATGACGGAGAACCGGAAGGACTGCGGGAATGGATGAGACGGATCCCGGAAGAGGGAGTTACCTCCATTCTTCCAACTACCGTTACACAGATGCCGGATGTATTGACGAAAGCGGTTGCCAACGTAGCGGCTGTGGCAGAAAGCGGATACCAGGGGGCAGAGATCCTGGGGATCCATTTTGAAGGGCCTTATCTGGATATGAAGTATAAGGGGGCCCAGCCGCCGGAGGCAATAGCGACTGCTTCCATAGCACAGTTTCAGGAGTATCAGGAAGCAGCGAAGGGCATGATCAAATATATTACCCTGGCACCGGAGCATGATGAGAATTTTGCTCTTACCCGGTATTGTAAGGATACCGGCGTGGTGGTAAGCATGGGGCATTCATCTGCCACCTATGAGCAGGCGCTTATGGGGATTGCAAACGGAGCTACTTCTATGACCCATGTATATAACGGTATGACAGCTTATCATCACCGGAATCCCGGGCTGGTAGGAACTGCATTCAGGGTAAGGGATATATACGGTGAGATCATTTGTGACGGATGCCATTCTCACTTGGCAGCACTTAATAATTATTACGCCATAAAGGGCAGGGATCATGCCATCATGATCACGGATTCTCTTTGTGCAAAGCATTGCCCTGTGGGAAATGATTATCAGTTGGGCGGTCACAGCATTGAGATCAGGGAGAACGGCCTGGCCTATCTGAAGGGGACAGATACGATATCCGGAAGTACGCTGAAGTCGAATAAGGGTCTGAAGATTTTGGTGGAAGAGGCTATGGTACCTTTTGATTCGGCACTGAATTCCTGTACGATTAATCCGGCAAGGTGTCTTGGTGTGGATGACAGGAAAGGAAGGCTGGTTGCTGGATGTGATGCGGATTTTGTGGTTCTCCGGGATGATTATGAGGTGGTTCAGACTTACTGCAGAGGTGTGGCTATGCTCTAG
- the phoU gene encoding phosphate signaling complex protein PhoU, translating into MTTRVNYEHELNLLNYDIKEMGRMVETSIEQCFVAFEDQDFEKAEDIIKGDRTINDLERSIEARCLSIILRQQPVAGDLRVVSSALKVVTDLERIGDHASDIAELILRIKGEHVYHVVRHIPSMASAAREMVRSSIEAFINQDVETAKKIEKQDDVVDELFDKVKNDVVDLLKLSNEHIDQCIDLLMVAKYLERIGDHAVNVCEWTEFSKTGALKNVRIL; encoded by the coding sequence ATGACAACGAGAGTTAATTACGAACATGAATTAAACCTCTTAAATTATGACATAAAGGAAATGGGGCGTATGGTTGAAACCTCCATCGAACAGTGCTTTGTGGCATTTGAAGATCAGGATTTTGAAAAAGCAGAGGATATCATAAAGGGAGACCGTACCATCAACGACTTGGAACGCTCCATTGAAGCACGCTGCCTCTCTATCATCCTCCGCCAGCAGCCCGTTGCCGGAGACTTACGGGTAGTTTCCAGCGCCCTGAAGGTGGTTACTGACTTAGAGCGCATCGGGGACCACGCTTCCGACATTGCCGAGCTCATCCTGCGCATTAAAGGCGAGCACGTCTACCACGTAGTCCGCCACATCCCTTCCATGGCATCCGCTGCCCGAGAAATGGTACGCAGCTCGATTGAAGCCTTCATCAATCAGGATGTAGAGACAGCTAAGAAAATAGAAAAGCAGGATGATGTGGTAGATGAATTATTTGATAAGGTGAAAAATGATGTGGTGGATTTATTAAAACTCTCCAACGAGCATATTGATCAGTGCATAGATTTATTGATGGTTGCAAAGTATTTGGAACGAATTGGCGACCATGCAGTAAACGTATGTGAGTGGACCGAGTTCTCCAAAACAGGGGCTTTGAAAAATGTACGGATCTTGTAA